The following are from one region of the Rosistilla carotiformis genome:
- a CDS encoding linear amide C-N hydrolase, with the protein MSGISIACLGLLALVVAASSVQACSRILWNNNKLAVVVSRTMDWPTTTEPVLTVLPRGLSHDGGRIGPQVLVKENPAKWTSKYGSLVTTVYGIGTADGFNEKGLGVHMLYLTATNFGERDNSKPAVHAGLWGQYLLDNAANVEEALALQEEIQIVMVEAKGRMATVHLAIEDASGDSAILEFIDGKLVVHHGREFQIMTNDPTYDQQIELLGKLDFSNPSSETPLPGNVKPTDRFQRASYYAALLPEPKDEREAVAGVLAIARNVSVPFGAPYKGFGIYNTEYRTVMNLTKLRYFFELTTSPNVIWADLSKMDLSPGAAVMTLDPDNINLSGDVSSKFQSAAKAPF; encoded by the coding sequence ATGAGTGGAATTTCGATAGCCTGTCTTGGCTTGTTGGCATTGGTCGTGGCCGCGTCGTCGGTTCAAGCGTGTTCCCGCATTCTTTGGAACAACAATAAACTGGCGGTTGTCGTTTCGCGGACGATGGACTGGCCCACGACGACTGAGCCGGTATTGACCGTACTGCCACGCGGGCTATCGCACGACGGCGGACGGATCGGACCTCAGGTGTTGGTGAAAGAGAACCCGGCCAAGTGGACGTCCAAATATGGCAGCCTGGTAACCACCGTTTACGGGATCGGGACCGCCGACGGGTTCAACGAGAAGGGGCTGGGCGTTCACATGCTCTATCTGACCGCCACAAACTTTGGTGAGCGTGACAACAGCAAGCCTGCGGTTCATGCCGGTCTTTGGGGACAATATCTGTTGGACAACGCGGCCAACGTGGAAGAAGCCCTTGCCCTGCAAGAAGAGATCCAAATCGTGATGGTCGAAGCGAAAGGCCGCATGGCAACGGTCCATCTGGCGATCGAAGACGCCAGCGGCGATTCGGCGATCTTGGAATTCATCGATGGAAAATTAGTGGTCCATCACGGTCGGGAATTCCAAATCATGACCAACGATCCGACTTATGATCAGCAGATCGAATTGCTCGGTAAGCTCGACTTCTCGAATCCGAGCAGCGAAACGCCGCTGCCGGGGAACGTCAAACCGACCGATCGTTTTCAACGCGCCAGCTACTACGCGGCACTTCTGCCCGAACCGAAAGACGAACGCGAAGCGGTTGCGGGTGTACTGGCGATCGCCCGCAACGTTTCCGTTCCCTTCGGTGCCCCATACAAAGGGTTTGGAATCTACAACACCGAATATCGCACCGTCATGAACTTGACCAAGTTGCGTTACTTCTTTGAACTGACGACCAGTCCCAACGTGATCTGGGCCGATCTTTCGAAGATGGATCTCAGCCCTGGTGCTGCCGTGATGACACTGGATCCCGACAACATTAATCTCTCGGGGGACGTATCGTCAAAATTCCAATCGGCCGCCAAAGCGCCGTTTTAG
- a CDS encoding class I SAM-dependent DNA methyltransferase: MPHRHRIQFPPHDANDLEQDEVTFHVVEGDRRLKLRFHDYDQIYLRPGLYEQVFYDRLKCTSPKKVGELLKRTLDGSEQNFTEMRVLDLGAGNGMMGEILKSYGVARLIGADIIPEAKDACFRDRPAVYDEYYVADFTNLKPEMVEEISDWSIDCLTSVAALGFGDIPPQAFFQSLQFVAKGGWVAFNIKETFLDRADSSGFSRFIRELIFSKYLDIHHIERYRHRLSMEGTPLYYFALVAQKTADIPDDFLQANAIEA; encoded by the coding sequence ATGCCTCACCGACACAGAATTCAATTCCCGCCTCACGATGCCAACGACCTCGAACAGGATGAGGTGACGTTTCACGTGGTGGAGGGGGACCGCCGTCTCAAGCTCCGTTTTCACGACTACGACCAAATCTATCTGCGTCCGGGACTTTACGAGCAGGTTTTTTATGACCGCCTGAAGTGTACATCGCCCAAAAAGGTCGGCGAACTGCTCAAACGGACACTCGACGGAAGCGAACAGAACTTCACCGAGATGCGGGTTCTGGATCTGGGAGCCGGCAATGGCATGATGGGCGAAATCTTGAAGTCCTACGGCGTCGCCCGGCTGATTGGGGCGGATATCATTCCTGAGGCGAAAGATGCTTGCTTTCGCGATCGTCCCGCGGTCTACGACGAATATTACGTCGCCGATTTCACAAATCTGAAACCGGAAATGGTGGAAGAAATCTCCGATTGGTCGATCGATTGCCTGACTTCGGTCGCCGCGTTGGGGTTCGGCGACATCCCACCGCAAGCGTTCTTCCAATCGTTGCAGTTTGTCGCCAAGGGGGGCTGGGTGGCGTTCAACATCAAAGAAACCTTCCTCGATCGCGCCGACAGTTCGGGATTTTCTCGATTCATCCGCGAGTTGATCTTCTCCAAATATCTCGATATCCATCACATCGAACGCTACCGGCATCGATTATCAATGGAAGGAACTCCGCTGTACTACTTCGCGCTTGTCGCCCAAAAGACAGCCGACATCCCGGACGATTTCCTGCAGGCCAACGCGATCGAGGCGTAG
- a CDS encoding serine/threonine-protein kinase yields MSHPIDLDRIVLALQQLGAETDAHYDYLRDSVAAGESIDAILARLESDGVIDAPRASVVRELVETLPESASQQEFQERLDVALQTLPPTASHSDSDPDDTVDDSQQDSVKLESQGQESFSTVLPSDEHDPYQTLPSADLKPIRDVASHGQDRFRKIRKHAEGGLGMVSLAQDLDFGRDVAIKEIKERFADILDSQSRFIYEAEVTGRLEHPGVVPVYALGRYDDGRPYYAMRFITGKSLADEIATLHAPENAAHFSGRLRSLLNRFQSVCNTIEYAHSRGVLHRDLKPANIMLGEYGENLVVDWGLAKASDHVGDAVKEGQPTPLSGSGAAQTQHGAVIGTPYYMSPEQASGDPQQMGPQADVYSLGATLYHLMTGAAPFANQGLGSIKELLDQVRSGKVPSPRSIRGDLPKSLSAICLAAMDPDREKRYKSARELADDVDRYLADERVSVVRESLMGRVGRWARKNRSWSAALIASTFVIAIATSLASVITLNALEETKTAQRAVERANVELQSQLALSQAEQDFDQQIVAEEKRQSQPTLPLAEMRLEPELAQALNHTLVEIETLRERVGESPEDAVRRMRLLNVWTNPLNMLLNQRVITLSIEQQIHSQQQRIGKEYPWPEAPDVVDTLADIQQRLTTRLHQWRPLVAQEYPADVFSSEGDQWVRGPVEFSDEWLVPLQASPKGNVSVSIEFGEASLQTPMIGLVLNDHADSSYQFVVADQNYDPSYLPDDLISLAESNQSDRVRMYIIRKDPLRGDSILRQKPISLGTNLRLRARRQAVTHLTFSVGDRDVMEFQDPFPLNPAQAGQLGVICPSAAIVGKPVLEYQVADATSLVTDREIQLGDEAFAADDLSSARTHYAKRPQDVEALFKLALTYEYDAPETYFQQLEAIIENHSPSGSDDANASRWYLYAAVRLLAVYADTPVLRVRMSYLHDKLQTLYSMEDVQRLIPVSDKLQFSKMLVKSGQRSRLAFLTEGDAEALRSTIDLFSEDPTWRRMAIWRWCDAIRCDRHLTPHEARMQALPELRSLLDEIAGLSKPDEIERTAMLGDLVWMLILEKRYDEALQAISPWLHDDIDQIATVHLPLLIDRARLAYAQGDATAARRDLEAFLARVDPKRPIEGIHYSHFSEACGILGIILEEQGDPDGAYKLWLDGRIRNWYKGWPTPQELSSISGVPMVLEAFSADTILLCWSDGYRPGEMRSVMEAVLGGSGVDDRVLLNIILRSEKIPPEWIEKISSHVFSGPRGRQIGRGKLLRQDSMRDVFLLPLYMILYQGILQIAYEGDETLEKYPETDDVLYRQCISLIEHFQNGEFYQREMQFIVGAWSGVDWNAKTFEELAQRLNDQQLSSGLALVFAIQMIKYHDKLELGRGILQRYVFDHADEVPGLYLQMARDILQRKPVP; encoded by the coding sequence ATGAGCCACCCGATTGACCTCGACCGAATTGTGCTTGCCCTTCAGCAATTGGGGGCGGAGACCGATGCGCACTACGATTATCTCCGCGATTCAGTAGCAGCCGGGGAATCGATCGACGCGATTCTGGCGCGGTTGGAATCCGATGGCGTGATCGATGCACCGCGTGCTTCGGTGGTCCGCGAGCTGGTCGAAACGCTCCCCGAATCGGCCTCGCAGCAGGAATTCCAGGAACGGCTCGACGTGGCGCTGCAAACCTTGCCGCCGACCGCTTCGCATTCGGATTCCGACCCCGACGATACCGTTGACGATTCACAGCAAGATTCGGTCAAGCTGGAGTCGCAGGGACAGGAATCGTTCAGCACCGTCCTTCCCAGCGACGAACACGACCCGTACCAAACGCTACCCAGTGCCGATCTAAAACCGATCCGTGACGTCGCGTCCCACGGGCAAGATCGCTTTCGCAAAATCCGCAAACACGCCGAAGGTGGCTTGGGGATGGTCTCGCTGGCGCAAGACCTCGACTTTGGTCGCGACGTCGCCATCAAGGAGATCAAAGAGCGATTTGCTGACATCCTGGACAGCCAATCGCGGTTCATATACGAAGCCGAGGTGACCGGGCGTTTGGAACACCCCGGGGTCGTGCCGGTCTACGCTTTGGGACGGTACGACGATGGACGCCCGTATTACGCGATGCGTTTCATCACCGGCAAGAGCCTGGCCGACGAGATCGCCACATTGCACGCCCCTGAAAATGCAGCGCACTTTTCCGGTCGCTTGCGCAGTCTGCTGAATCGATTTCAAAGCGTCTGCAACACGATCGAATACGCGCACAGCCGAGGTGTGCTGCATCGCGATCTGAAGCCGGCCAATATCATGTTGGGAGAATACGGCGAAAACCTGGTCGTCGACTGGGGATTGGCCAAGGCGAGCGATCATGTGGGCGATGCGGTCAAGGAAGGGCAGCCTACTCCGCTGTCGGGCTCCGGTGCGGCGCAGACACAGCACGGCGCCGTGATCGGCACGCCCTATTACATGTCGCCCGAACAAGCCTCCGGCGATCCGCAGCAAATGGGACCGCAAGCGGACGTCTACAGTCTCGGGGCGACACTGTATCATTTGATGACCGGGGCAGCTCCGTTTGCCAATCAAGGGCTCGGGTCGATTAAGGAGCTGTTGGATCAGGTCCGAAGCGGAAAAGTCCCCTCGCCCCGATCGATTCGTGGAGATCTTCCGAAGTCGCTGTCGGCGATTTGTCTGGCGGCGATGGATCCCGATCGAGAGAAACGCTATAAGTCCGCGCGTGAATTGGCCGACGACGTCGACCGCTACCTGGCCGACGAACGGGTCTCCGTTGTCCGCGAATCCTTGATGGGGCGTGTCGGCCGTTGGGCGCGAAAGAACCGCAGCTGGAGTGCGGCATTGATCGCGTCGACGTTTGTGATCGCGATCGCTACCTCGTTGGCGTCCGTCATCACTTTAAATGCGTTGGAAGAAACGAAAACCGCGCAGCGGGCTGTCGAACGCGCCAACGTTGAGCTGCAAAGTCAACTAGCACTGTCGCAAGCCGAACAAGATTTTGATCAGCAGATCGTTGCCGAAGAGAAGCGTCAAAGCCAACCCACGTTGCCGCTGGCGGAAATGCGGCTGGAACCCGAATTGGCGCAAGCGCTGAACCATACATTGGTCGAAATCGAAACGCTACGAGAACGCGTGGGCGAATCACCAGAGGACGCGGTGCGGCGGATGCGTTTGCTGAACGTCTGGACCAATCCATTGAACATGTTGTTGAACCAACGCGTGATCACCCTCTCGATCGAACAGCAAATCCATTCCCAGCAGCAGCGAATCGGCAAGGAATACCCCTGGCCTGAAGCACCCGATGTCGTTGATACACTCGCGGACATTCAACAACGTCTGACGACACGTTTGCATCAATGGCGTCCGTTGGTTGCCCAAGAATATCCCGCGGACGTTTTTTCGTCTGAAGGTGACCAATGGGTCCGCGGTCCGGTCGAGTTCAGCGATGAATGGCTTGTGCCTCTGCAAGCGAGTCCCAAGGGAAACGTTTCGGTTTCGATCGAATTCGGCGAAGCCTCGCTTCAGACGCCGATGATCGGATTGGTGCTGAACGACCACGCCGACAGTTCCTACCAATTTGTCGTCGCCGATCAGAACTACGACCCGTCGTATCTGCCGGACGATCTGATTTCGTTGGCCGAATCGAATCAATCGGATCGCGTGCGGATGTACATCATTCGCAAAGATCCGCTGCGAGGCGACAGCATCCTGCGACAGAAACCCATCTCACTGGGCACGAATCTGCGTCTACGCGCTCGACGTCAAGCGGTAACCCATCTGACGTTTTCGGTCGGCGATCGCGACGTGATGGAATTCCAAGATCCGTTTCCACTGAACCCTGCTCAAGCCGGTCAACTCGGGGTGATCTGTCCCTCGGCGGCGATCGTCGGCAAACCGGTCTTGGAGTATCAGGTCGCCGATGCCACTTCACTGGTGACCGATCGGGAGATTCAATTGGGAGACGAAGCGTTTGCCGCGGACGATCTCAGTTCGGCGCGGACTCACTACGCCAAACGTCCACAAGATGTCGAAGCGCTGTTCAAACTTGCGTTGACCTATGAATACGACGCGCCAGAGACCTATTTCCAACAGCTCGAAGCGATCATCGAAAACCATTCTCCGAGCGGTTCGGATGATGCAAACGCGTCGCGTTGGTACCTCTACGCGGCGGTTCGTCTATTGGCGGTCTATGCGGACACGCCGGTATTGCGCGTGCGGATGTCCTACTTACACGACAAATTGCAGACACTGTATTCGATGGAAGATGTGCAGCGTTTGATCCCCGTGTCGGACAAACTTCAGTTTTCCAAAATGCTTGTCAAATCGGGACAGCGGTCGCGGCTCGCGTTCTTAACCGAAGGGGACGCCGAGGCGCTGCGGTCAACGATCGATCTTTTCAGTGAAGATCCCACGTGGCGACGGATGGCGATCTGGCGGTGGTGCGACGCGATTCGCTGCGACCGCCATTTGACACCTCACGAAGCGCGGATGCAGGCGCTCCCCGAACTTCGGTCGTTGCTTGACGAAATCGCCGGACTTTCCAAGCCGGACGAGATCGAACGGACGGCGATGCTGGGCGATCTCGTTTGGATGTTGATCTTGGAGAAGCGATACGATGAAGCGTTGCAAGCGATTTCTCCGTGGCTGCACGACGACATCGACCAAATTGCGACGGTCCATCTTCCGCTGCTGATCGATCGGGCGAGGCTCGCCTACGCCCAAGGGGACGCGACGGCTGCGCGGCGCGACCTCGAAGCGTTTCTCGCCCGCGTCGATCCGAAGCGTCCGATCGAAGGGATTCATTATTCGCATTTCAGCGAAGCGTGTGGCATCTTGGGAATCATCCTGGAAGAACAGGGGGATCCCGATGGCGCCTACAAGCTGTGGCTCGACGGGCGGATCCGGAATTGGTACAAGGGCTGGCCGACACCGCAAGAACTTTCCAGCATCTCCGGCGTCCCCATGGTTCTTGAAGCATTTAGTGCCGACACGATCTTGTTGTGTTGGTCCGACGGCTACCGCCCGGGCGAAATGCGGAGTGTGATGGAGGCCGTCTTGGGCGGGTCGGGGGTTGATGACCGTGTCCTTCTAAACATCATCCTGCGGAGCGAAAAGATTCCGCCGGAGTGGATCGAGAAGATCTCATCGCATGTGTTCAGCGGTCCCCGCGGTCGACAGATCGGACGAGGGAAATTGTTGCGGCAAGATTCGATGCGCGACGTCTTCCTGCTGCCGCTGTACATGATCCTGTACCAGGGGATTTTGCAGATCGCCTACGAAGGGGACGAAACGCTGGAGAAGTATCCCGAAACCGATGACGTTTTGTACCGGCAATGCATCTCGCTGATCGAGCATTTCCAAAACGGCGAGTTCTATCAACGCGAGATGCAGTTTATCGTAGGCGCTTGGTCGGGCGTCGATTGGAATGCGAAGACGTTCGAAGAACTTGCCCAACGTTTGAACGACCAACAACTGAGCTCCGGATTGGCGTTGGTCTTCGCAATCCAGATGATCAAATACCATGACAAACTGGAATTGGGACGCGGCATCCTGCAACGCTACGTCTTTGACCATGCCGACGAAGTCCCCGGTTTGTACCTTCAGATGGCCCGCGACATCCTGCAACGCAAACCGGTTCCGTAG
- the trpC gene encoding indole-3-glycerol phosphate synthase TrpC, which yields MSTILDTIIAKKQQEVAAAKLVQPIDKLEALAAEAAPPRDFIAALSATPDVRLIAEVKKASPSAGIIREDFDPVAIAKTYAQSGAACISVLTDENFFQGSLEFLRQIRAVVEIPLLRKDFIIDRYQLLEARAAGADCVLLIAECLSSEQLLTLHRQAGELGLQTLIEFYDAENLPAVLATDGRLVGVNNRDLRTFHTDLQHTVRMRSQIPTDRLLVGESGIRTHDDVKMLGAAGVKAILVGESLMRQADIGQAVHSLLGTA from the coding sequence ATGAGCACCATCCTGGACACGATCATCGCCAAGAAGCAACAAGAGGTGGCGGCGGCAAAGTTGGTTCAACCGATCGACAAACTGGAAGCGTTGGCTGCCGAAGCGGCGCCCCCGCGCGACTTTATCGCTGCCCTATCCGCTACGCCCGACGTGCGGTTGATCGCGGAAGTGAAGAAGGCGAGCCCATCGGCCGGGATCATTCGCGAGGACTTCGATCCGGTCGCGATCGCCAAGACCTACGCTCAATCCGGTGCCGCTTGCATCAGCGTCCTGACGGACGAAAATTTCTTTCAAGGATCTTTGGAATTCCTTCGACAGATCCGTGCTGTCGTCGAGATCCCGCTTCTGCGTAAAGATTTCATCATCGACCGCTACCAATTGCTCGAAGCGCGTGCGGCGGGTGCCGATTGCGTGTTGCTGATCGCCGAATGCCTAAGCTCCGAACAATTACTCACGCTCCATCGCCAAGCGGGTGAACTGGGACTACAGACATTGATCGAATTCTACGACGCCGAAAATTTACCTGCCGTGCTGGCGACCGATGGTCGATTGGTCGGAGTCAACAACCGCGACCTTCGCACCTTCCATACCGATCTCCAGCACACCGTTCGGATGCGATCGCAAATTCCAACCGACCGCCTGCTGGTCGGTGAGAGTGGGATTCGCACCCACGACGATGTGAAGATGCTCGGGGCAGCGGGAGTCAAAGCGATCTTGGTCGGCGAATCGCTGATGCGGCAAGCGGATATCGGGCAAGCCGTTCATTCGTTGCTGGGGACCGCCTAG
- a CDS encoding sugar phosphate isomerase/epimerase family protein, with product MPKLAAFPKAFMQALCKDGTMKVSQWIDLAAKLDVQGLEWYAGFLEMADDANWARFRDEVEGHGMVIPMMCCSPDFTHPDASFRQAEIVKQKRWIDMTAALGGSYCRVLSGQRRPELTIDEGVQLAADSIEACLPYAQDRGITLIIENHYKDDFWEFPEFAQQMDVFCMLVDRIEHPNFGVNYDPSNTYLAGEDPIELLKRVSHRVVTMHASDRYLKEGTLDDLRREEGGATGYAKRLSHGEIGKGLNDYDAIFSELRRVGFDGWISIEDGVDGMDQLARSVDFLKRKIAEYWPA from the coding sequence ATGCCCAAACTAGCCGCGTTTCCGAAAGCCTTCATGCAAGCGTTGTGCAAGGATGGCACGATGAAGGTTTCTCAGTGGATCGATTTGGCGGCGAAGCTGGACGTTCAGGGGCTGGAGTGGTACGCGGGTTTTCTGGAAATGGCCGACGACGCGAACTGGGCGCGGTTCCGCGACGAAGTTGAAGGGCACGGCATGGTGATCCCGATGATGTGTTGTTCCCCCGACTTCACCCATCCCGATGCCTCCTTTCGCCAAGCCGAGATCGTTAAACAGAAGCGATGGATCGACATGACCGCAGCGCTCGGTGGATCGTATTGCCGCGTGCTCAGCGGTCAGCGGCGGCCCGAACTCACGATCGATGAAGGTGTCCAGTTGGCGGCCGATTCGATCGAAGCTTGCCTGCCGTACGCTCAGGACCGCGGGATCACGCTGATCATCGAAAACCATTACAAAGACGACTTCTGGGAGTTCCCTGAATTCGCACAGCAAATGGACGTCTTCTGTATGCTGGTCGATCGAATCGAACATCCCAATTTTGGTGTCAACTACGATCCCAGCAACACCTACCTCGCGGGCGAGGATCCGATCGAATTATTGAAGCGAGTCTCCCACCGCGTCGTCACGATGCACGCCAGCGATAGGTATTTGAAAGAAGGGACGTTGGACGATTTGCGACGTGAAGAGGGAGGGGCGACCGGCTATGCCAAGCGACTCTCCCACGGCGAGATCGGCAAGGGCCTGAACGATTATGACGCGATCTTCAGCGAACTTCGCCGCGTTGGTTTCGATGGCTGGATCAGCATCGAAGACGGAGTCGACGGGATGGACCAATTGGCGCGAAGCGTCGATTTTCTGAAACGCAAAATTGCGGAATACTGGCCCGCCTAG
- a CDS encoding FAD-dependent oxidoreductase produces the protein MIRITRLFVVALIALGSTFAIASDAARQTDVCVYGSTPAGIAAAVSAAKAGRSVLLVEPTDRIGGMLTSGLSHTDFRSFEALTGFFLEFSKRVDADYRSRYGADSEQVVAAFGGTHGEPSVNLRILQQMLAEYPSIATQKHLVLEEVATTESVGGRRRIVSARFAGPQGQTLQVDARVFIDASYEGDLLAAAGECYHIGRESRSQYGEPMAGNPQGQADGQVQGYNLRLIMTTDTTNMREPVEPKGYDRDDFIDVLKAFESGKLEHVFASDHSGIFRAHAPGMPNGKADINDTPHAPVRLSMPDINDAYPDGDPATRAKIVAAHYAYNLGLLYFLQHDAAVPAAIREDARRWGFCRDEFPETEGIPPQLYIREARRMVGQHVFTGRDTEQAEGDARAVLHRDSIAIGDYVHNCHGTGRTGSRYDGKHEGEFYKKIPPYQIPYGVIVPAVTENLLVPVACSASHFGFGALRLEPIWSSLGQAAGWASAIAIEQDLPVQSIDVPQLQRRLHADGSATIYVSDVPPDSKDFAAVQWWGTRGGLHGLAPTDQPRPKSLGSQYNAAFPGHAAELDQPTSEAVRSQWSKLLAKEQDLPRQRSAKESSRRDWILHAWNHRDR, from the coding sequence ATGATTCGCATCACACGCTTGTTTGTCGTTGCCTTAATCGCCCTCGGGAGCACCTTTGCGATTGCATCGGACGCCGCGCGGCAAACCGATGTGTGCGTCTACGGCAGCACGCCGGCGGGGATCGCCGCCGCGGTAAGCGCTGCCAAAGCAGGTCGCAGCGTCCTGTTGGTTGAACCGACCGACCGAATCGGCGGGATGTTGACCAGCGGGCTTTCCCACACCGACTTCCGCTCGTTTGAAGCGTTGACTGGATTCTTCCTTGAGTTTTCGAAACGCGTCGACGCCGACTATCGTTCTCGCTACGGTGCCGATTCCGAACAAGTCGTCGCAGCGTTCGGGGGCACTCACGGCGAGCCCTCGGTCAATCTACGGATCTTGCAGCAGATGCTGGCGGAATATCCGTCGATCGCAACGCAAAAGCATCTGGTCCTGGAAGAAGTTGCCACGACGGAAAGCGTTGGCGGTCGGCGTCGCATCGTTTCAGCCCGCTTCGCCGGTCCGCAGGGGCAAACGCTGCAAGTCGATGCCCGCGTTTTTATCGACGCCAGCTACGAAGGCGACCTGCTGGCGGCGGCAGGGGAGTGTTACCACATCGGTCGCGAATCGCGCAGCCAGTATGGCGAACCGATGGCCGGCAATCCGCAAGGCCAAGCCGATGGTCAGGTGCAAGGTTACAACCTGCGATTGATCATGACGACCGATACCACGAACATGCGCGAGCCGGTTGAGCCGAAAGGCTACGACCGAGACGACTTCATCGACGTTTTGAAGGCGTTTGAAAGCGGCAAGTTGGAACATGTTTTTGCCTCGGATCACAGCGGCATCTTCCGCGCGCACGCCCCCGGCATGCCCAATGGCAAAGCCGACATTAACGACACGCCCCACGCACCGGTTCGATTGTCGATGCCCGACATCAACGACGCCTACCCCGATGGCGATCCGGCAACGCGAGCGAAGATCGTCGCGGCGCATTATGCCTACAACCTGGGGTTGCTCTATTTTCTGCAACACGACGCGGCGGTCCCGGCAGCGATTCGCGAGGACGCGCGGCGGTGGGGCTTTTGCCGCGATGAGTTCCCCGAAACCGAAGGCATCCCACCTCAGTTGTACATTCGCGAGGCGCGGCGGATGGTCGGCCAACACGTATTCACGGGCCGAGATACCGAACAAGCCGAAGGGGACGCCCGTGCGGTGTTGCATCGCGACAGCATCGCCATTGGCGATTACGTTCACAATTGCCATGGCACCGGACGAACGGGATCACGCTACGACGGAAAGCACGAAGGCGAATTCTACAAGAAGATTCCGCCGTACCAAATTCCTTACGGCGTGATCGTACCGGCGGTCACCGAGAACCTGTTGGTCCCGGTCGCTTGTTCGGCCAGTCACTTCGGCTTTGGCGCCTTGCGACTCGAACCGATCTGGAGCTCGTTGGGGCAAGCTGCCGGCTGGGCCTCCGCGATCGCGATCGAGCAAGACCTACCGGTGCAATCGATCGACGTTCCCCAATTACAGCGCCGACTGCACGCCGATGGCAGCGCGACGATTTACGTTTCCGATGTCCCACCCGATTCCAAAGACTTTGCCGCCGTGCAGTGGTGGGGCACGCGAGGTGGCTTGCACGGATTGGCACCCACGGACCAACCGCGTCCGAAATCGCTTGGCAGTCAATACAACGCAGCCTTTCCTGGTCACGCCGCGGAACTGGATCAACCAACCTCCGAAGCCGTGAGGTCGCAATGGAGCAAGCTTCTCGCTAAAGAACAAGATCTCCCGCGGCAACGCTCCGCAAAAGAGTCATCACGTCGAGACTGGATCCTCCATGCCTGGAACCACCGGGATCGCTAG